A genomic window from Pyxicephalus adspersus chromosome 2, UCB_Pads_2.0, whole genome shotgun sequence includes:
- the ATP6V1B2 gene encoding V-type proton ATPase subunit B, brain isoform, whose product MAVRVMRGADTGLRGGPGNPAVPAAREHVQAVSRDYLSQPRLTYRTVSGVNGPLVILDNVKFPKYSEIVHLTLPDGTKRSGQVLEVSGSKAVVQVFEGTSGIDAKKTSCEFSGDILRTPVSEDMLGRVFNGSGKPIDRGPSVLAEDYLDIMGQPINPQCRIYPEEMIQTGISAIDGMNSIARGQKIPIFSAAGLPHNEIAAQICRQAGLVKKSKDVMDYSEDNFAIVFAAMGVNMETARFFKSDFEENGSMDNVCLFLNLANDPTIERIITPRLALTTAEYLAYQCEKHVLVILTDMSSYAEALREVSAAREEVPGRRGFPGYMYTDLATIYERAGRVEGRNGSITQIPILTMPNDDITHPIPDLTGYITEGQIYVDRQLHNRQIYPPINVLPSLSRLMKSAIGEGMTRKDHSDVSNQLYACYAIGKDVQAMKAVVGEEALTSDDLLYLEFLQKFERNFISQGPYDNRTVYETLDIGWQLLRIFPKEMLKRIPASTLAEFYPRDSSAKH is encoded by the exons ATGGCGGTGAGAGTGATGAGAGGCGCAGATACCGGGCTCAGGGGCGGCCCCGGAAACCCCGCAGTGCCCGCTGCCAGGGAGCATGTCCAGGCCGTCAGCCGAGACTACCTGTCCCAGCCAAGGCTCA CTTATCGAACAGTTTCTGGAGTCAATGGACCTCTTGTTATCCTGGACAATGTCAAG TTCCCCAAGTATTCTGAGATTGTGCACTTGACTCTGCCTGATGGCACAAAGAGAAGTGGACAGGTGCTGGAAGTCAGTGGATCTAAAGCCGTAGTACAG GTTTTTGAGGGAACATCGGGTATTGATGCCAAAAAGACCTCCTGTGAGTTTTCCGGTGATATCCTGAGAACCCCAGTTTCTGAAGACATGCTGG GTCGTGTGTTTAACGGCTCAGGGAAACCCATAGATCGGGGTCCCAGTGTTCTAGCGGAGGACTATCTAGATATCATGG GACAGCCCATTAATCCACAGTGCAGAATCTACCCAGAGGAGATGATCCAGACTGGCATATCTGCGATTGATGGTATGAACAGTATTGCTCGTGGTCAGAAGATCCCCATCTTCTCCGCTGCTGGTCTTCCCCACAATGAG ATTGCTGCACAAATCTGTCGCCAGGCCGGCCTGGTTAAGAAATCAAAGGATGTCATGGATTACAGTGAAGATAACTTTGCCATTGTTTTTGCTGCTATGGGA GTAAACATGGAGACAGCCCGATTCTTTAAGTCTGATTTCGAGGAGAATGGATCAATGGACAATGTGTGCCTCTTCTTGAATTTGGCCAATGATCCCAC CATTGAACGTATTATCACACCTCGTCTTGCGCTTACCACTGCCGAGTATCTGGCATATCAGTGTGAGAAGCATGTGCTTGTCATTCTGACTGACATGAGCTCTTATGCTGAAGCCCTGAGAGAA GTATCTGCAGCACGAGAAGAGGTCCCTGGTAGAAGAGGTTTTCCAGGTTACATGTATACTGACTTGGCCACAATCTATGAACGAGCTGGACGTGTGGAGGGCAGGAATGGGTCTATTACACAGATTCCCATCCTTACTATGCCTAATGACG aCATCACCCATCCAATCCCTGATTTGACTGGATACATCACTGAGGGACAGATCTATGTAGACAGGCAGCTACACAACAGACAG ATCTATCCACCTATCAATGTATTGCCCTCACTGTCCCGTCTGATGAAGTCTGCCATTGGTGAAGGAATGACCAGAAAAGACCATTCAGATGTATCCAACCAGCTG TATGCCTGTTATGCTATTGGCAAAGATGTCCAAGCTATGAAGGCAGTCGTAGGTGAAGAAGCCCTGACTTCTGATGACCTTCTGTACCTGGAGTTTCTGCAGAAGTTTGAGAGGAACTTTATATCTCAAG GCCCATATGATAATCGCACAGTGTACGAGACACTGGATATCGGCTGGCAGCTTCTGCGAATCTTCCCCAAAGAAATGCTCAAGAGAATTCCTGCAAGCACCTTGGCAGAGTTCTACCCTCGAGATTCCTCTGCCAAGCACTGA